The following are encoded together in the Candidatus Omnitrophota bacterium genome:
- the ribD gene encoding bifunctional diaminohydroxyphosphoribosylaminopyrimidine deaminase/5-amino-6-(5-phosphoribosylamino)uracil reductase RibD: MTDLDYMKKAFQLSLRAKGETWPNPVVGAVIVKNGKIISEGHHRYCGSDHAEVVALKKAGNKARSAKLYVTLEPCSHFGRTPPCVDAIIQSGIKEAIFAVKDPNPINSGKSIQKLKQAGIKVRFGFLEKEVFKANEPFFKYIKTKMPFVTAKIAQTLDGKIAASNGRSQWITSKEARDYAHRLRQEFDAILVGVNTVLADDPRLSAVKKFKQIKKIIVDTHLRTPERSRIFKNTLPSDVIIATTKKSSLAKRNSFLKRGVDIVICPTKNSYVDIKWLFKRLTEREIVNLLIEGGGRIIGSALRENLVDRMLVFIAPKILGDTQAISSACGLTARHVDDAIKLRDLSVKKIGQDILLEAYVHRDR; encoded by the coding sequence ATGACCGATCTCGACTATATGAAGAAAGCTTTTCAATTGTCGCTTCGCGCCAAAGGAGAAACGTGGCCTAATCCGGTTGTGGGTGCCGTGATCGTTAAAAATGGTAAGATCATTTCTGAAGGACATCATCGTTATTGCGGAAGTGATCACGCGGAAGTGGTTGCCCTAAAGAAAGCCGGCAACAAAGCGCGCAGCGCTAAGCTCTACGTGACTTTAGAGCCGTGTTCTCATTTTGGGCGCACGCCGCCTTGTGTTGATGCCATTATTCAAAGCGGAATTAAAGAAGCGATCTTTGCCGTAAAAGATCCTAACCCCATCAATAGCGGAAAATCTATTCAAAAGTTAAAACAGGCCGGAATTAAGGTGCGTTTTGGATTTTTGGAAAAGGAAGTTTTTAAAGCCAATGAGCCTTTTTTCAAATATATTAAAACAAAAATGCCGTTTGTGACCGCAAAAATTGCTCAAACCTTAGACGGAAAGATCGCCGCCTCAAACGGGCGATCGCAATGGATCACATCCAAAGAGGCGCGTGATTATGCTCATCGGCTGCGCCAAGAGTTTGACGCGATCTTAGTCGGGGTGAATACTGTTTTAGCGGATGACCCTCGTCTTTCTGCCGTCAAGAAATTTAAACAGATCAAAAAGATCATCGTTGATACTCATTTAAGGACTCCCGAGCGTTCTCGAATTTTCAAAAACACACTTCCGTCTGATGTGATCATCGCCACCACAAAAAAATCTTCTTTAGCGAAACGAAATAGTTTTCTAAAGCGAGGCGTTGATATCGTGATTTGTCCTACAAAAAACAGCTATGTTGATATAAAATGGTTATTTAAAAGGCTGACTGAGCGCGAAATTGTTAACCTTCTCATTGAAGGTGGTGGGCGGATCATCGGAAGCGCCCTAAGGGAAAATTTGGTTGACCGAATGCTTGTTTTTATCGCGCCAAAGATTTTAGGCGATACACAAGCGATCAGTTCAGCTTGCGGATTAACGGCAAGACATGTTGATGATGCGATCAAGTTGCGTGATCTGTCCGTTAAAAAAATAGGACAAGATATTTTGCTGGAGGCGTATGTTCACCGGGATCGTTAA
- a CDS encoding riboflavin synthase, which yields MFTGIVKGLGAVKEIISKKNLIVLKVDTGKLFKKISIGDSIAIDGVCLTATSRKSNIVSFDVMKETISCTTLKYLKSGSKVNLEEALRANSPLGGHFVSGHVDCVGKILEKITQENYVEFQIAISKDQMRYIVPKGSVSVDGISLTVGKVWKNYFSIYIIPHTLKITTLGFKVSGDEVNIETDLLAKYFLKQK from the coding sequence ATGTTCACCGGGATCGTTAAGGGCTTAGGGGCGGTTAAAGAAATTATTTCGAAGAAAAATCTTATTGTTCTTAAGGTTGATACGGGTAAACTTTTTAAGAAAATTTCCATTGGCGATAGTATCGCGATTGATGGAGTTTGCCTAACCGCTACTTCTCGAAAGTCAAATATTGTTTCTTTTGACGTGATGAAAGAAACGATTTCCTGCACGACGCTGAAGTATTTAAAATCAGGTTCAAAGGTCAATTTAGAAGAAGCCCTTCGCGCCAATAGCCCGTTAGGCGGGCATTTTGTTTCTGGGCATGTGGATTGCGTGGGAAAAATCCTAGAGAAAATCACGCAAGAAAATTATGTTGAGTTTCAGATCGCGATCAGTAAAGATCAAATGCGCTATATTGTCCCGAAGGGTTCGGTATCTGTGGATGGAATAAGTTTAACCGTAGGAAAAGTATGGAAAAATTATTTCTCGATTTACATTATTCCGCATACATTGAAGATCACAACGCTGGGATTTAAGGTATCCGGAGACGAAGTTAATATCGAAACCGATCTTTTGGCAAAATATTTTTTAAAACAAAAATGA
- a CDS encoding beta-ketoacyl-[acyl-carrier-protein] synthase family protein, translating into MKKRVVITGLGILVSNGKGKDEFWKSLEEGTVGYKPVTLFDPAEFRVNIAGEVSDFDAKTYMGIKGLRNLDRSTKLIVSAAKLAIADSQFIITDDNTDDVGVSVGTTLGSIKSIAEFDEVTLREGPRYVNPALFPNTVINSPASQISIWQNIQGFNTTISTGFTASLDAMSYSYDFIQYGRAKVIYAGTVEEMCKQTFFGFYTLKFMSGSKEGEPFINCPFDKRRNGITFGEGACIIAMEDYEHAKNRNAPIMAEVLGFGTCFDPFRINKYNPRGTGLIQSIKNTLENCGLGITDIDYICANANSTVAADKIETLAIKEVFGQQAYKIPVSSIKSMTGECYSASGAFAAAASLGALNRNFIPPTVNYKERDPDCDLDYVPNKSRKANLKNILVITFGPNGNNTCMVLRKFIP; encoded by the coding sequence ATGAAAAAACGCGTCGTCATAACCGGTTTAGGGATTCTTGTCAGCAATGGCAAGGGTAAGGACGAATTCTGGAAATCCTTAGAAGAGGGAACCGTTGGTTACAAGCCGGTGACTCTATTTGATCCGGCGGAATTTCGCGTTAACATTGCCGGTGAAGTCAGTGATTTTGACGCCAAGACGTATATGGGAATTAAGGGGTTGCGTAACCTTGACCGCAGCACAAAACTAATTGTTTCCGCCGCAAAACTCGCCATCGCCGACAGCCAATTTATTATTACGGATGATAATACGGATGATGTGGGTGTTTCCGTCGGAACGACATTGGGAAGTATTAAAAGTATCGCGGAATTTGATGAAGTGACTTTACGCGAAGGGCCCCGTTATGTTAATCCGGCGCTTTTTCCCAATACGGTTATCAATTCTCCGGCTAGTCAAATTTCCATTTGGCAAAATATCCAAGGCTTTAATACTACCATTTCCACCGGATTTACCGCGAGCCTTGATGCCATGAGTTATTCTTATGATTTTATTCAGTACGGGCGCGCTAAGGTAATTTATGCCGGAACCGTGGAAGAAATGTGTAAACAAACCTTCTTTGGTTTTTATACGCTTAAGTTCATGTCGGGATCCAAAGAAGGCGAACCGTTCATTAATTGCCCCTTTGATAAAAGGCGTAACGGAATTACCTTTGGCGAAGGCGCTTGTATTATAGCCATGGAAGATTATGAGCACGCCAAAAACCGCAATGCGCCGATCATGGCGGAAGTTTTGGGTTTCGGAACGTGTTTTGACCCATTTCGGATCAATAAATATAATCCGCGTGGGACAGGCCTTATTCAATCGATTAAAAATACTTTAGAGAATTGCGGTTTGGGAATTACCGATATTGATTATATTTGCGCTAATGCGAATTCAACCGTTGCGGCAGATAAAATTGAAACATTGGCGATCAAGGAAGTTTTTGGCCAGCAGGCGTATAAAATTCCGGTGAGCAGTATTAAGTCCATGACCGGAGAATGTTATAGCGCGTCGGGGGCTTTTGCGGCGGCGGCATCTTTGGGCGCGCTCAATAGGAATTTTATTCCTCCGACGGTAAATTATAAAGAAAGAGACCCGGATTGTGATTTGGATTATGTTCCTAATAAATCACGTAAGGCGAATTTAAAGAATATTCTAGTGATCACGTTCGGGCCAAATGGCAATAATACCTGTATGGTTTTAAGGAAATTTATTCCATGA
- a CDS encoding 3-oxoacyl-ACP reductase family protein, whose protein sequence is MKELKDKVAIVTGGSRGIGRAVVLMLAKEGCHVAFSYHRSKEEALKVEQDARKLGVKCEASQVDVKDFNQVKKWVEETKEKFGRLDILINNAGIIIDKALMLMSPKDWQEVLGTNLTGVFNASRSCIVTFLKQKSGDIINMSSVSGLIGLPRQINYAATKGGINALTKSLAKEVAGYGVRVNAVAPGFIETDILSGMTPEQRTKISESVPLGRIGTVEDVSNCVKFLLSQEARYLTGQIIQVDGGLAIGGR, encoded by the coding sequence ATGAAAGAATTGAAAGATAAAGTAGCTATTGTAACAGGCGGGTCGCGCGGAATTGGCCGAGCGGTTGTTCTCATGCTGGCAAAAGAAGGATGCCATGTTGCCTTTAGCTATCATAGATCAAAAGAAGAAGCGCTAAAAGTTGAGCAAGATGCTAGAAAGCTCGGTGTAAAGTGCGAGGCCTCTCAAGTTGATGTTAAAGATTTTAATCAAGTCAAAAAATGGGTTGAAGAAACAAAGGAAAAATTCGGCCGCTTGGATATTTTGATCAATAATGCCGGAATTATTATTGATAAGGCTTTAATGTTGATGAGTCCGAAGGATTGGCAGGAGGTTTTGGGTACGAACTTGACAGGTGTTTTTAATGCCAGTCGTTCGTGTATCGTGACATTTTTAAAACAAAAAAGCGGCGATATTATTAATATGTCATCGGTGAGCGGTCTAATCGGTCTTCCGCGCCAAATAAATTATGCGGCAACCAAAGGCGGGATCAATGCGCTTACAAAATCTTTAGCCAAGGAAGTGGCCGGCTATGGTGTGCGCGTTAACGCGGTTGCGCCGGGATTTATTGAGACGGATATTTTATCGGGAATGACACCGGAACAAAGGACAAAGATCTCAGAAAGCGTTCCTTTGGGGCGCATTGGAACGGTCGAAGACGTTTCTAATTGTGTCAAATTTTTATTAAGTCAAGAGGCGAGGTATTTAACGGGGCAAATTATTCAAGTGGACGGCGGTTTAGCCATTGGCGGCCGCTAA
- the fabZ gene encoding 3-hydroxyacyl-ACP dehydratase FabZ: MAMQLDIQEIKKIIPHRFPFLLIDKVIDLKPNEKLVAIKNVSVNEQFFVGHFPEEKVMPGVLIVEAMAQAGCIYFYHSKNLIGKKLIYYLGKVEVKFSAPVIPGDQLVIEVTTVKFLAKNGILATKAMVNDKVVAEAQIGFSVKEV, translated from the coding sequence ATGGCCATGCAACTTGATATCCAGGAAATAAAGAAGATCATTCCGCACCGGTTTCCGTTTCTGTTGATCGATAAGGTTATTGACCTAAAGCCTAATGAAAAACTTGTGGCGATCAAGAATGTGTCGGTCAATGAACAATTCTTTGTCGGGCATTTTCCGGAAGAAAAAGTGATGCCCGGTGTTTTGATCGTGGAGGCTATGGCTCAAGCGGGATGTATTTATTTTTATCATAGTAAGAATTTGATCGGGAAGAAGTTGATCTATTATTTAGGCAAAGTGGAAGTGAAATTTTCAGCGCCGGTTATTCCGGGAGACCAATTGGTCATCGAAGTGACCACGGTTAAATTTTTGGCTAAAAACGGTATTTTGGCGACTAAGGCGATGGTCAACGATAAAGTTGTTGCCGAGGCGCAGATCGGTTTTAGCGTAAAAGAAGTTTAG